From one Cucurbita pepo subsp. pepo cultivar mu-cu-16 chromosome LG17, ASM280686v2, whole genome shotgun sequence genomic stretch:
- the LOC111778216 gene encoding probable WRKY transcription factor 53 has protein sequence MEFVNLIQELNQGRNLAHQLRDHLHPSLSSSSSSSSSPSSNGILLIDQILRSYENALSVLAGGSGGGGDEEIPPAIAAVKHRDVSKKRKVMAKWSELVKVPSVSAIGALPDDGFSWRKYGQKDILGSKFPRGYFRCSHRFAQGCSATKQVQRLDNDPSMYEITYRGKHTCNKSLHSNTPKQEQTPQLQQHPMPMPPKQEQEEPLQQQDVPLYLTVSSDNVDDSLRRPFCPRSPLFRSEVEDDQSPFRGSELEGLEFWCIGDGDLVSGPSSFTNISMGDLEEYCSLESFC, from the exons ATGGAGTTTGTGAATCTAATCCAAGAGCTTAATCAGGGGAGAAACCTCGCTCACCAATTACGCGATCATCTTcatccttctctttcttcttcttcttcttcttcttcttctccgtcTTCAAATGGCATTCTCTTGATCGATCAGATTCTTCGTTCTTACGAGAACGCGCTTTCTGTTCTCGCCGGCGgaagcggcggcggcggcgatgaAGAAATCCCGCCCGCCATTGCGGCTGTGAAACACAGAGACGTATCGAAGAAGAG AAAGGTAATGGCGAAATGGAGTGAGTTGGTTAAGGTTCCTTCTGTCTCCGCCATTGGAGCTCTTCCTGATGATGGATTTAGCTGGAGAAAGTATGGGCAGAAGGACATTCTTGGATCCAAATTCCCCAG AGGCTATTTCAGATGCTCACACCGCTTTGCACAAGGATGTTCAGCGACAAAACAAGTTCAAAGATTAGACAATGATCCATCCATGTATGAAATAACGTACAGAGGTAAACACACCTGCAACAAATCTCTTCATTCAAACAcaccaaaacaagaacaaacccCACAATTACAGCAACATCCAATGCCAATGCcaccaaaacaagaacaagaggaGCCATTGCAGCAGCAGGATGTCCCATTGTATCTCACCGTCAGCTCGGACAATGTGGACGACAGCCTCCGACGACCCTTTTGTCCCCGGTCGCCATTGTTTCGATCTGAAGTTGAAGATGATCAAAGCCCTTTTAGGGGAAGTGAGTTGGAGGGGTTAGAATTTTGGTGTATTGGGGATGGAGATTTGGTCTCAGGTCCGAGTTCATTCACCAATATTTCCATGGGAGATTTGGAGGAGTATTGTAGTTTGGAATCCTTCTGCTGA
- the LOC111779406 gene encoding bystin has protein sequence MAPNKRRLRNPQPFLTENELVPNKHSKARKRHHQEDETLLSSGMSSKIFREARIQQKENEIETRNQNANPFFELPDEEVPKDDEDDIDDFTGFSETQTQIGTYEEEDIAEEDERLVEAFLSKDVGPQRTLADLIVTKIKENDAIVSSDTRPLPKLDTSVIDLYKGVGKSLNKYMAGKVPKAFKRIPSMPLWEEVLYLTEPENWSPNAMFQATRIFASNLGVKKVEKFYKLVLLPAVRKDIQKNKRLHFALYQALKKSLYKPTAFFKGILLPLCESGTCSLREAVIVGSIIEKVTIPVLHSSVALFKLAEMEYCGTTSYFIKLILEKKYALPYRVVDAVVAHFLKFLDETRVMPVIWHQSLLAFVQRYKNELRLEDKANIRILLQSHRHKDVTPEIMRELNNSRSRGEKDTTTTPAPVTKPVEEDRFNIPLVPMEED, from the exons ATGGCGCCGAATAAGAGGAGGCTGCGAAACCCGCAGCCTTTTCTAACGGAAAACGAACTTGTGCCAAACAAGCATTCGAAAGCAAGAAAGCGCCATCATCAAGAGGATGAGACGCTTTTATCTTCTGGAATGAGCTCCAAGATATTTAGAGAAGCTCGTATTCAgcagaaagaaaatgaaattgaaactaGGAATCAAAACGCCAATCCTTTCTTTGAGCTTCCTGATGAAGAGGTTCCCAAGGATGATGAGGATGACATTGATGATTTTACTGGATTCTCTGAAACTCAAACTCAAATTGGTACTTATGAGGAG GAGGACATTGCAGAGGAAGATGAGCGATTAGTGGAAGCTTTTTTATCAAAGGATGTAGGGCCACAACGTACTCTTGCTGATCTTATCGTGacgaaaatcaaagaaaacgaTGCTATCGTCTCTTCAG ATACACGGCCTCTGCCAAAATTAGATACCTCAGTCATAGACTTATACAAAGG AGTGGGAAAATCTCTCAACAAATATATGGCTGGGAAAGTACCCAAAGCTTTCAAACGCATCCCTTCCATGCCGCTCTGGGAGGAAGTTTTATATTTAACTGAGCCTGAAAATTGGTCTCCAAATGCAATGTTTCAGGCCACTAGAATTTTTGCATCCAATTTGGGAGTAAAAAAGGTGGAGAAATTCTATAAGCTTGTTTTGCTTCCAGCTGTAAGGAAAGACATTCAGAAGAATAAGCGGTTACACTTTGCCTTGTATCAAGCATTGAAAAAGTCCCTTTATAAACCCACTGCCTTCTTCAAAGGGATTTTGCTTCCTCTTTGTGAG TCTGGCACTTGTAGTCTGAGGGAGGCAGTGATAGTTGGAAGCATTATTGAAAAGGTTACGATTCCCGTGCTTCATTCAAG TGTTGCATTATTCAAGCTCGCAGAGATGGAATATTGTGGTACAACGAG TTATTTTATCAAGCTTATCTTGGAGAAGAAATATGCATTGCCATACCGTGTAGTTGATGCAGTCGTCGCGcattttttgaagtttctagACGAGACGCGAGTAATGCCTGTAATATGGCACCAATCACTGCTTGCATTTGTGCAGAG GTATAAAAATGAACTGCGGTTGGAAGATAAAGCAAACATTAGAATTCTTCTTCAAAGTCACAGGCACAAAGAT GTTACTCCAGAAATTATGAGGGAACTAAATAATAGCCGCAGTCGTGGTGAGAAGGACACTACTACAA CTCCAGCTCCTGTGACTAAACCTGTGGAAGAAGACCGGTTCAATATTCCACTAGTTCCAATGGAAGAGGATTAG
- the LOC111778589 gene encoding histone H3-like centromeric protein HTR12, with the protein MARAKHPTQRNSNRKPSVAGASPSSSAAPSTPLSGRTQSGRQTQSPLSRTTGKKRRFRPGTVALREIRQLQKSWNLLIPASNFIRAVKEVSYQLAPQVTRWQAEALIALQEAAEDFLVHLFEDTMLCAIHAKRVTIMKKDFELARRLGGKGRPW; encoded by the exons ATGGCGCGAGCAAAGCATCCAACCCAACGGAACTCTAATCGCAAGCCATCAG TTGCCGGAGCTTCACCGTCTTCCTCAGCTGCGCCGTCGACG CCACTTAGTGGAAGAACACAAAGTGGGAGGCAAACTCAGA GTCCGCTATCAAGAACAACGGGAAAAAAAAGACGCTTCAGACCAGGGACAGTGGCTTTAAGGGAAATTCGACAACTCCAGAAATCATGGAATCTGCTAATTCCAGCCAGCAATTTCATCCGCGCA GTGAAAGAAGTAAGCTACCAGTTGGCTCCGCAGGTTACACGTTGGCAAGCTGAAGCTTTAATAGCTCTTCAAGAA GCCGCAGAAGATTTTTTGGTTCATCTATTTGAAGATACAATGCTATGTGCTATTCATGCGAAGCGTGTAACAATCA TGAAAAAGGATTTTGAACTGGCACGCCGGTTAGGAGGGAAAGGGAGGCCATGGTAA
- the LOC111778590 gene encoding protein WHAT'S THIS FACTOR 1 homolog: MDSMVLFYSPKASLSMSIPFVLPHRGYFFENPSSSVKSQFWGKNLDLRHRNDGFFGSDLRKSRVPFQPIRAIVKRRKELPFDNVIQRDKKLKLVMRIRKILVQHPDRVMSLKELGKFRRDLGLEKKRRLIALLKKFPAVFEVVEEGAFSLKVKLTAEAERLYLEELKIRNEMEGLLVIKLRKLLMMSVDKRILLEKIAHLRTDFGLPLEFRETICHGYPQYFRVVATGRGPALELTHWDPELAVSASELAEEENRAIELEEKNLIIDRPLKFNRVRLPKGLNVSKSEMRRICQFRDIPYISPYSDFSGLKAGTPEKEKHACGVVHEILSLTLEKRTLVDHLTHFREEFRFSQQLRGMLIRHPDMFYVSLKGDRDSVFLREAYRNSHLIDKDRLLIIKEKLRALVAVPRIRGRGALKNDTDGGDDQPDYMSGDESSDIDNLLDDDDEFDDNEDGAFEDNWSDEEDDTPPSFNGDRDGESINIEARKQRQVDNSQKLDQSLLSPVLPDGRPRERW; this comes from the coding sequence ATGGATTCCATGGTACTTTTTTATTCGCCCAAAGCTTCGTTATCCATGTCCATACCTTTCGTTCTTCCGCATAGAGGTTATTTCTTTGAGAATCCTTCTTCGTCTGTTAAATCGCAATTTTGGGGGAAGAACTTGGATTTGCGGCACAGAAATGATGGTTTCTTCGGTAGTGATTTAAGAAAATCTCGTGTTCCTTTTCAACCGATTAGAGCTATTGTGAAACGGAGGAAAGAGCTTCCGTTCGATAATGTTATACAGAGGGATAAGAAGCTGAAGTTAGTTATGAGGATTAGGAAGATTCTAGTTCAACATCCTGATAGAGTTATGTCGCTTAAGGAATTAGGTAAATTCAGGAGAGATTTGGGTCTGGAGAAAAAGAGGAGGCTAATTGCTTTGTTGAAGAAGTTCCCTGCAGTGTTTGAGGTCGTGGAAGAAGGGGCATTTTCGTTAAAAGTCAAGTTAACGGCGGAGGCCGAAAGGTTGTATTTGGAGGAGTTGAAGATCAGGAATGAGATGGAAGGCTTGTTGGTTATTAAGCTGAGGAAGCTACTGATGATGTCGGTTGATAAACGGATATTGTTGGAGAAGATTGCTCATTTGAGGACTGATTTCGGTCTTCCGTTAGAGTTTCGTGAAACGATTTGTCACGGTTATCCTCAGTACTTTAGAGTTGTAGCAACGGGGCGTGGTCCAGCCCTCGAATTGACTCACTGGGATCCTGAACTTGCAGTTTCTGCATCAGAGTTGGCAGAAGAGGAAAACCGAGCTATAGAGTTGGaagagaagaatttgattattgACCGACCGCTGAAGTTTAATCGTGTGAGGCTACCCAAGGGACTTAACGTCTCAAAGAGTGAAATGAGGAGAATTTGTCAGTTTAGGGACATTCCTTACATCTCTCCCTATTCTGATTTCTCGGGGCTTAAGGCAGGTACGCCCGAGAAAGAGAAACACGCTTGCGGGGTTGTTCATGAGATTTTAAGCCTCACACTTGAGAAGAGAACTCTAGTGGATCATCTCACTCATTTCCGAGAAGAGTTTAGATTCTCCCAGCAGTTGAGGGGTATGTTAATAAGGCATCCCGATATGTTTTACGTCTCACTGAAGGGGGATAGAGATTCGGTCTTCCTCAGAGAAGCATATCGTAATTCTCATTTGATCGACAAAGATCGGTTACTAATCATAAAGGAGAAACTCCGAGCTCTTGTTGCTGTTCCTCGAATCCGAGGCAGAGGAGCACTCAAAAACGACACAGATGGGGGAGATGATCAGCCAGATTATATGAGTGGTGACGAGTCATCTGATATCGATAACCTTTTGGACGATGACGATGAATTTGACGACAATGAGGATGGAGCTTTTGAGGATAACTGGagtgatgaagaagatgataccCCACCGAGTTTCAATGGAGATCGAGATGGCGAATCCATAAATATTGAAGCAAGGAAGCAAAGGCAGGTCGATAACTCGCAAAAGCTCGATCAGAGTCTTCTTTCTCCCGTATTACCTGATGGACGGCCCCGAGAAAGATGGTGA
- the LOC111778831 gene encoding abscisic acid receptor PYL9: NGGEFVGRALGRRKKSDFSASSTFSFTHFSRYHLQPKSMESQYIQSHHRHNPAGNQCSSAVFKHIKAPVHLVWSLVRSFDRPQRYKPFVSRCVVRGDNLGIGSLREVNVKSGLPATTSTERLELLDDDEHILGVKIVGGDHRLKNYASIITVHPEIIDGRPGTLVVESFVVDVPEGNTKEETCFFVHSLITCNLKSLADVSERMAVLQDAAEPIPQCCI, encoded by the exons aatggggGTGAATTTGTCGGCAGAGCATTGGGTAGGCGAAAAAAGTCAGACTTCTCTGCTTCTTCAACCTTCTCCTTCACCCATTTTTCTCGCTATCATCTTCAACCCAAATCCATGGAGTCGCAGTACATTCAGAGCCACCACAGACATAATCCGGCAGGCAACCAGTGCTCCTCCGCCGTTTTCAAGCACATCAAAGCTCCTGTTCACCTC GTATGGTCGTTGGTGAGGAGCTTCGATCGGCCGCAGAGGTACAAGCCTTTTGTGAGTCGGTGTGTGGTTAGAGGCGATAACCTTGGAATTGGGAGTCTTAGAGAAGTTAATGTTAAATCTGGGCTTCCTGCTACTACCAGCACTGAGAGGTTGGAGCttcttgatgatgatgaacatATTCTTGGTGTCAAGATTGTTGGTGGTGATCACAGGCTCAAG AACTATGCTTCGATTATCACTGTACATCCCGAAATCATCGATGGAAGGCCGGGAACGTTAGTAGTCGAGTCATTTGTCGTGGATGTGCCCGAGGGGAACACCAAGGAGGAGACATGTTTCTTTGTCCATTCCTTAATAACCTGCAACCTCAAATCACTGGCCGACGTCTCCGAGAGGATGGCCGTGCTGCAGGATGCAGCCGAACCGATTCCTCAATGTTGTATAtaa